TTAGCTACTATGCTAGACTGTGTACTGTGATACTCTTATTATGTTAGATAAGAAGAGTATCTCCTAATTTGCATAGCAGAAATCCAAGAGAATCACAAAATGCATCCTATGAGGTTTAACTATCcaaacagaaatgtaaaaaattgcAAACAGTAATCATAGACATATTATGTCATACATTAAGTCTCTGGAGCCATTGTGGAACAGTTATTGTGGAACATTTTCCCCCTCCTGGTCATGTGAGATatctgaaaaatatataaatgactCGACCCCCGAGCATACCAGTTCTGAATGTATGATGTTTGTTCTGTAATGCAGGTAACAACGGATCAAATAATGTCTGGCAACATTTTTATTACTGCCATGCATTACATTGTTTAATGGTATGTTGTTTTATGTTTCAtagtatacatacacacagtgtacaTTTTATTCCATGCTGTTGACTTATGTCTGTgttaattttgtttttcattttaaggACATTAAGGCATGATGTCAGGGGGAAACGTGACCTTTGTGAAGGACTTTTTTATTGTTGGTTTTCCTGGACTTCACCCAAGCTACTATGGCTTGGTGTCTGCAGCTATGTTTGTGGTTTATCTGTGCATCTCAATAGGAAATggaatttttcttttcttgtttgcAACTGAGAAAAGTCTACACAAACCTgtgtattattgttttttaagtCTTGTCATATCTGATATATTGTTCAGCACAAGCACATTGCCAAAGGCTATAGCCAGATACTGGTTCCAAGCTGGGAGCATTTCATTTTTAGGTTGTTTTGTTCAGATGTTTCTTGTGCATTATTTGGGTACAGTCAATTCATTTATAATGGCACTGATGTCCATAGATCGATATGTAGCCGTTTGTAACCCACTTCGCTACCACACCATCATGACAAATAGAAATGTACTCATTCTAAGCCTGGTGGCCTGGGTTCTGGCTTATCCCAGCAATCTATCAATGGCCATTCGAGCTTTCCCTCTCCCTTACTGTGGAGCCAACACCATTTTACATTGCTATTGTGACCACATATCAATTACACGGCTTGCATGCACCGATAGGGCTCCGTATTCTTTACCAGCCTTTGCTTTTGCAATGGTAGTGTTGCTAGGACCTCTTGCCATCATTATCTTCTCCTATTGCTGCATTGTTGTAGAAGTCATGCGTATCTCAAGCACTGGAGGGCGATTTAAAACTCTCTCCACTTGCACTTCTCAGCTCATCATTATCTCTCTATACTTTTTACCCAGGTGTTTTAATTATTTGGCAGCCAATATTGGCATCACTTTTAATACTGATTTGCAAATAACTATTGTCATAATGTATAGCATGCTGCCTCCCATGATCAACCCACTAATCTATTGTTTAAGAACGCAAGAGATAAAAAAGATTTTGATAAGAAAATCCCAAAGTAACAAAGTTAGCTTTCCATGAtgtgtataaataaacatttatattatGAATTGTTTAATTGTATTTCTTTTAGCGAAAGCGTGAAATTCTTAGACCATCTTTATGCTTGGTATTGAAATGCAACCTCTTCATTTAGTGTTTGGATGAAAGCAACTTTTGACACCTGATTTCAGAAGGTATGTAGATCCACATTCAGAAATCACAGACTGATCCAATGTATGATGTAAAGATCTTTTCATAAACAATTATTGATGTTACTAACCTTATTGCCACTATTTAAACATCAGACATTCTGGATGTTAATTTACTCATCATTATACTGTCAATGTTATACAGTGTTTTCATTTTATAGAATGCTTTATGTAATTTAGTTCTCTTTTCTCATGCTCTTTCTCGAACAAAACACAGAAGAACAGCCCTCAAGAAGTATAAAGAGATAAAGGATGCTCAGGAGTCCACTTGAATTTTACTGTCTGATCAGCTTGTCTGATCTCTGAAACAAATACGGTGCAATGCGTGTCATTTCCTCAGGCCCCATGCAATCATATTCaggtatttttaaaaacataggTTCAGGTTCCTAGTTCCAGCAGTGTTTCCTAAAATCTCTTAAGCCACACTGGAACACAAACATGGACCTAAAACACTTGGGTAAGCAGGCCAGTCCAGCAGAGGGCTCCAACACCTCAGAATATTTGATGTCATATTCCCCAAGAAGCAGCATAATAGCTAAAACTAGACCTAAATACAGCTTTGAATACAAGCACATTTTCTAACAATTAAGATTTTTCTTACTGTGTTGAAACAGCAAGTCTTCATAACTGGATttcacatgtttttttgtttgtttacttggtGTGGCAATGCCACACTTACCCTGACTAGGCACAACTGTTGCAATTATGTTGCTCTTTTGTAGCTTTTTAATCAAAATTTGAATGCAAGGTGTTTTCTAACAGTGTAATGAAAGAGTAAACTCTGTTAGTTAGTCAGCACAAAGCATGTGCAAGTTAACATTGAGATGTAAGCATTTTCAAAAATCAGCGGTTTCCCTGATCGCATGAAATTACAGAAAACTTCTTTTAAAGTTCTTTAAATAAATCTCCATCCTGCCGAGCATTTTCAAAAATCTCAGTTTGTAGTCACCTGAaatattgtgtttgtgtggataGAAGCCAAAACAGAGAAATAAAGCCATGATTTTAAAAAATCCTGATGCATATAGATGGGGCCTCATCCCATATGAGGCCCTCTAACCATTGCTGGCCATTGGACTTCACTTTCTCTAAGACGCGCACTacaaccccaccccccccccccccccccccgtgttCAGAAGTGGCCTAGCCCTGGACCCAGCTCTTAAATATGTGTTGTGCTTCGTAACAAAAATGGATACTGACTCACAGAGCTCTGATCACAATATTCTAAGCATGTTTAAGAATAGTGTGGGAATCAATAGGACAATTACAtcttgaaaatgtttttttttttaatgtacagaGCACAATTCCGGTAGGATGGTCatgttaagtcaagtcaagtcaagtgggtttttatagtcatttcaactacatacagagtacacagtgaaacgaaacaacgttcctcctggaccatggtgcaacatagacacagtgcatacagaacacaagtgcaacacagtacaagtgcagatagacaatacaacacaatacagacaaagaatataaataataaataatatagtgtatgttgtgCATCCTTAGAGTTCAACCATGAAAAAATGTCTCACCCAGCAATCATAAACATAGTGTGTCTTACATTAAGTCTCTGGAGCTATTGTGCAGAATTACTTTTTCCCTCTGGGTCATGTGATGTGTATGTgacaaaatataaatgtatctaCCCAAAGCATGGGCACACATTTTCCTAATGTGTGATCTCAGTTCACACCACTCCGTAATGCAGGTAAGGAGGGAGCAAATAATGTCTGGTAATGTTTTATCATGCCACGcagttttaataatgtaatctatCAATAGCAAATTGACAgttattcattcagtttcataGCATGCATTTTATGCCCTAATGTTGGCCTATGtctgtgttcttttgtttttcattcTAAGGACGTTAAGGCATGATGTCAGGGGGAAACGTGACCTTTGTGAAGGACTTTTTTATTGTTGGTTTTCCTGGACTTCACCCAAGCTACTATGGCCTGGTATCTGCAGCTATGTTTGTTATTTATCTGTGCATCTTAATAGGTAATggaatttttcttttcttgtttgcAACTGAGAAAAGTCTACACAAACCtgtatattattgttttttaagtCTTGTCATATCTGATATATTGTTCAGCACAAGCACATTGCCAAAGGCTATAGCCAGATACTGGTTCCAAGCTGGGAGCATTTCATTTTTAGGTTGTTTTGTTCAGATGTATTTTGTGCATTATTTGGGTACAGTCAATTCATTTATAATGGCACTGATGTCCATAGATCGATATGTAGCCGTTTGTAACCCACTTCGCTACCACACCATCATGACAAATAGAAATGTACTCATTCTAAGCCTGGTGGCCTGGGTTCTGGCTCATCCCAGCACTCTATCAATGGCCATTCgagctttccctctctcttactGTGGAGCCAACACCATTTTACATTGCTATTGTGACCACATATCAATTACACGGCTTGCATGCACCGATAGGGCTCCGTATTCTTTACCAGCCTTTGCTGTTGCAATGGTAGTGTTGCTGGGATCTCTTGCCATCATTATCTTCTCCTATTGCTGCATTGTTGTAGAAGTCATGCGTATCTCAAGCACTGGGGGACGACTTAAAACTCTCTCCACTTGCACTTCTCAGCTCATCATTATCTCTCTATACTTTTTACCCAGGTGTTTTAATTATTTGGCTACAGTTATTGGTATCATGTTTAATAGTGATTTGCAAATAGCTATTATCTTGTTATACAGCTTGCTACCTCCCATGATCAACCCACTAATCTACTGTTTAAGAACACAAGAGATAAAAAAGATTGTATTAAGAAAATTCCAAAGAAGCCAAGTTAGCTGTCActgatatattttaatatacaaagtgatatacaaatacatacaaagtgtatatatactataacAAAGCTACTCTAGTAGATATGCAGATACACATTTGGAAATCACAGTTTGATCCAGTGTTTATGTTGAAACAGGCAGGAATAGAGGCATTGTGTAATGATCTGTCATTAAACATAATTGGAGAGTCTGAGAATTGCTGAACTGAGATCTGCTGAGTAGAattcattgtaaaaaaaaatatacgtGTCTGTAGCTGAAGAGTCCTGTATTCTAAGTTCCGCCTAATCTCCTAGAAAAACACTCACATTGGTTTTGTAAAACAGCTCATTGCTACATTCAAAAGTAATGTGTTCTGTAGCGGTGAAGAAAAGACTACAGACAACTAACTCATAGAGTCAACTTACAACAGAGATTTGACTTACAACTGACTGATCACACCCATTGTTGCCTTAATCTACACTAAACCTAATCGGAGCCTATACTtaaatctacaccttaatctatatctatacctgaggcagtggtggctcagtggcttTGGGCTTTTAAGCATTTCTGCTAGGGGCATGTGTGTCCACTGTTCTCTATGTGTGTCTTTGCATACTGGTGATGcccaaattccatctgtatcCAACAGAGTAGAATCAAGCTATATGGACATTTCTATGTGGCATTGTTGACTGCATTATAGTATTCAGAAATGTATTGAATTATAAATATTCTATTAtaaaatgatctattaaaacaaatttcatgataaataatCTGGGTTAAATTAAATTGTTAAATCGAAAAGGATTATTATTAGCTTTATCAAACGTCTTTCCAGTCATTTTGATATGTTGAATGGCAAAttactttttacagtgcattCAGTCTTGGGATTTATCTGTGACTTCTGGTATCTGTTCATGGAGTACTTTCACATTCACATTGAAAATGGTCTTAAATCAGGGTGTCTTACACCATAATCTGCAGacatagaatttttttttttttttacttgtctGCACCTTGACACCTCATACCATTataatttatttctaaaaaCACATTCTGGTACAACCTTGTGATGGACTTGGCTCTAGACCCCCCCCCACAACCCTAAACAGGAAGACGGAAATAAGAAGATTAATGGATAGACCTACCCACCTTCAACATAAGCATTTGAATCTTCTGAAGGTTTTTTatgctgttattttactgtGCCCCTCAGTTAGCCATTCGGTTGGTTAAATGTTTCATTCTATGTCATTTTCTATTCAACAATGCCAATAAAAACTACAAGTACCAACAGTGAGTAAATATGAAGCAAGTATGATTCATTAAGTATGATGCTCTAAATACATTTGCTAGAAAACATAATTAAACCATTTAGAATtatctggatttctgcatttatTAGTAATAAAATGATATCTTTCTCATTGTCTAAGTCATAATTAAAGGTGAACcaaatctaactaaactaataacatgTACATCATGTATTGTTTTGAGCACATTAGGTAAACATCTACAGTAAAGTAAGTGAAATTTTGTGTTAATGACTTCCCCAAGAGCTTggcaaaaagttttttttttatttgagcagATATGATTAGGAGTATGGGTTTCATTTTCTGTCAATGCCCATTATCTGTGTTAACTGTGTTACTGTGAAGTATGCCTTGATGCAAACAACTTTCAAAAGAGACATTTTAGAGACATATGAAGCTGGAAAAGGCTACAAAGGCATTGCTAAAGACCTAGTGGTGCATCATTCCACGGTTAGAGTCTATAATTCAGGATTGTTGCTAGTCTCTCTAGGAGTGGGCATCTTGTTACGACCACAccaagagcacaattggctaaCCTGAAAGAGGTGAGGAAGAACCCATAGATATCAGCAAATGACATATGAAATCAtacaaactgcaaaaaaaacattaagaatGTGTTCACTATTAGAATAAATATTAGGCAGAAATGGTTTTACTGAAAGGTCCAAATAAAGTACCATAGTAATaccaaagtaataataatataatttgtaAATAATCATGAAAAGCATCATGTGTGTGAAGGTTAAATCTTGCCCCTTAGTAATGGGTGTGTGTCATACTTATAAATTCTGAGAAGAACTTCTAATTACTgtgtaaaaaattaaatactgtTGCTCTGGGAATATGAAAAGATGGTCATCAGTTTAACTGCATAAAAAGAAATGTATTACAATTTATCCCACATTTTGTACCCCAGATTTTGCCTGGCTCTTTCATACTGACTGTCACAAGAGCAAGATTGTTATTTTTCATATATCTCTCTAAATCCAAATCTAGTCTAACATCTAGTAAATAAGCAATAGTGTGTTTCATTGTTTATAAAAATTGTTTATAAACAATGAAACtatagaaaatattaaaattcaCTTGTGTAAATTTGAAATGTTAAAAGGTATTTTGGCTacattgtgatattaaaatatgcagaatgtaacaacaaataaaattacAGTGACAATGGACAGTAGACACCATGTGTTTATATGGGTACTGACTCAAGCTACATTTATTCCAAAAGCTGGTTAATATCCTAGtca
The sequence above is drawn from the Salminus brasiliensis chromosome 11, fSalBra1.hap2, whole genome shotgun sequence genome and encodes:
- the LOC140565203 gene encoding olfactory receptor 2AT4-like — encoded protein: MMSGGNVTFVKDFFIVGFPGLHPSYYGLVSAAMFVVYLCISIGNGIFLFLFATEKSLHKPVYYCFLSLVISDILFSTSTLPKAIARYWFQAGSISFLGCFVQMFLVHYLGTVNSFIMALMSIDRYVAVCNPLRYHTIMTNRNVLILSLVAWVLAYPSNLSMAIRAFPLPYCGANTILHCYCDHISITRLACTDRAPYSLPAFAFAMVVLLGPLAIIIFSYCCIVVEVMRISSTGGRFKTLSTCTSQLIIISLYFLPRCFNYLAANIGITFNTDLQITIVIMYSMLPPMINPLIYCLRTQEIKKILIRKSQSNKVSFP
- the LOC140565690 gene encoding olfactory receptor 2AT4-like, which produces MMSGGNVTFVKDFFIVGFPGLHPSYYGLVSAAMFVIYLCILIGNGIFLFLFATEKSLHKPVYYCFLSLVISDILFSTSTLPKAIARYWFQAGSISFLGCFVQMYFVHYLGTVNSFIMALMSIDRYVAVCNPLRYHTIMTNRNVLILSLVAWVLAHPSTLSMAIRAFPLSYCGANTILHCYCDHISITRLACTDRAPYSLPAFAVAMVVLLGSLAIIIFSYCCIVVEVMRISSTGGRLKTLSTCTSQLIIISLYFLPRCFNYLATVIGIMFNSDLQIAIILLYSLLPPMINPLIYCLRTQEIKKIVLRKFQRSQVSCH